The Spirochaetales bacterium genome includes a region encoding these proteins:
- a CDS encoding DUF58 domain-containing protein, producing the protein MKRTMSIHFKVKALAGFVFVMIIIYLAGSYFGGVMLFLMYGLLLLPLLSIAHLLISVFGIKYFQYFSSDHPVKGETIRYRVVLTNESFLSISKVSSHFVTVNPLMDTMIEDFHLSLSRGEKKEFVYEITCSYRGIYNVGLDSVTVADMLDLVNVTIPVWHRTFYVYPRILTLSRFFFGAESLLIKASAAAPAGLPDSTLVRGIREYREPASARHIFWKKFAATGLPVLKEYDTSATPEVALYIDLSNEDAASLSIKALEREDVSIEILTALVRYYLKADIRLTVTCHCNPIFTFKGDRLEAFDEFYRTTINLFSGGLQNPYELFRADISEGRLESKSVIFITHRITPGLFDFLEESINSDMQILVIFNHTTTGDREKKKYRRFFNTLRDRGANIVEVHSPHSIIEDMEGNDGNETV; encoded by the coding sequence ATGAAACGGACAATGTCGATTCATTTCAAAGTGAAAGCCCTCGCGGGATTCGTCTTTGTTATGATTATCATCTACCTTGCCGGCTCATATTTCGGGGGGGTGATGCTTTTCCTCATGTACGGTCTGCTGCTGCTTCCCCTCCTCTCGATCGCCCACCTCCTCATATCGGTCTTCGGCATAAAATACTTCCAGTATTTCAGTTCAGACCATCCGGTGAAGGGTGAAACGATCAGATACAGGGTGGTACTGACCAACGAATCCTTTCTTTCCATCTCGAAGGTTTCGTCACATTTTGTGACCGTCAACCCTTTGATGGATACGATGATTGAAGATTTTCATCTTTCACTTTCACGCGGAGAAAAAAAAGAGTTCGTCTACGAGATCACCTGCTCCTACCGCGGCATCTACAATGTCGGTCTCGATTCAGTCACCGTGGCGGATATGCTCGACCTCGTGAATGTCACCATTCCGGTCTGGCACAGGACGTTCTATGTGTATCCGCGAATCCTTACCCTCAGCAGGTTTTTCTTCGGTGCCGAAAGCCTGCTTATCAAGGCTTCCGCCGCAGCACCGGCCGGCCTGCCGGACAGCACACTCGTACGCGGTATCAGGGAATACCGCGAGCCGGCTTCCGCCCGGCACATATTCTGGAAAAAATTCGCCGCAACCGGCCTTCCCGTACTCAAAGAATATGATACGTCGGCGACTCCGGAAGTCGCGCTGTACATCGATCTTTCCAATGAGGATGCCGCATCCTTATCGATCAAGGCACTCGAACGGGAAGATGTTTCCATCGAAATCCTCACCGCCCTGGTCCGCTATTACCTCAAAGCGGATATCAGGTTGACGGTCACCTGCCATTGCAATCCGATTTTCACGTTCAAAGGCGACCGTCTCGAAGCCTTTGATGAGTTTTACCGGACAACGATCAATCTTTTTTCCGGAGGGCTTCAAAATCCCTATGAACTCTTCCGCGCGGACATATCGGAAGGGAGACTGGAATCGAAAAGCGTTATCTTTATCACCCACCGCATTACCCCCGGGCTGTTCGATTTTCTGGAAGAATCGATCAATTCCGATATGCAGATCCTGGTTATCTTCAATCATACGACGACCGGAGACCGTGAAAAAAAGAAATACAGACGCTTCTTCAATACCCTCCGCGACAGGGGAGCGAATATCGTCGAAGTGCATTCACCCCACTCCATCATCGAGGATATGGAAGGCAATGACGGAAATGAGACGGTTTGA